In Carya illinoinensis cultivar Pawnee chromosome 9, C.illinoinensisPawnee_v1, whole genome shotgun sequence, the following are encoded in one genomic region:
- the LOC122277179 gene encoding probable 3-deoxy-D-manno-octulosonic acid transferase, mitochondrial isoform X2 has protein sequence MHKAKTGFEHFDDNYNSVCIFAPLDTLTAVRAFVDYWKPNAIILIESELWPNLIMTASANGIVLALLNARMSAKSFKHFSGPVLLPLISLMLSKFSLIVPLSNMQAIQFQLLQAPPCVINFSGDLKCVVEDFDVSEGELRSIEDLKLELAHRQVWMASSIHRGEEEIMLGVHRELTKIHPDMVTILVPRVPRHGLEITQELRKKGQNVALRSRHEKLVAGTNIYVVDTLGELRLLYGLTPIAVVGGSFLPGLAGHNILEAAAAGCAVLTGRHIGHFSQMVLEMQQLNSLSVLQVFGKLELVNALKELFSDAKVLEARRMAAKQAYHSLSSGIVSSVWNLLNSHVFKRVALLEDPSLQFSRFESFTLRYNLLVAITVLGSSGQANILIYLFFRTASLGAQKH, from the exons TTTGCACCACTTGATACCCTGACAGCGGTCAGAGCTTTCGTCGACTATTGGAAACCGAATGCGATCATCCTTATAGAGAGTGAATTATGGCCAAATCTTATCATGACTGCTTCGGCAAATGGT ATCGTGCTGGCACTGTTAAATGCTCGTATGTCTGCAAAATCCTTTAAGCATTTTTCAGGGCCCGTGCTTCTTCCACTTATTTCGCTGATGCTTTCAAAGTTTTCTTTGATTGTTCCATTG AGCAATATGCAGGCAATCCAATTTCAGCTACTACAAGCCCCTCCTTGTGTCATCAACTTTTCCGGTGACTTGAAATGTG TGGTGGAAGATTTTGATGTTTCTGAGGGGGAGCTGAGAAGTATAGAAGATCTGAAGTTAGAGCTCGCCCACAGGCAGGTCTGGATGGCTTCTTCCATACATAGGGGTGAAGAAGAAA TAATGCTAGGAGTTCATAGAGAGCTCACGAAAATACATCCAGATATGGTCACTATACTTGTACCTCGAGTTCCACGACATGGACTAGAGATCACTCAA GAATTGCGGAAAAAAGGGCAAAATGTAGCGTTGAGGTCTCGACATGAAAAGCTTGTGGCAGGAACTAATATATATGTCGTGGACACATTAg GCGAGTTGAGGCTCTTGTATGGGTTAACACCAATAGCTGTAGTTGGAGGTTCGTTCTTACCAGGTTTAGCTGGCCATAACATTTTAGAAGCCGCTGCAGCTGGCTGTGCTGTTTTGACTG GTCGTCATATTGGCCATTTCTCACAGATGGTACTTGAAATGCAACAGTTAAATTCTTTGTCTGTTCTCCAg GTTTTTGGCAAATTGGAGCTCGTGAATGCGCTCAAGGAGCTATTCAGTGATGCTAAAGTTCTGGAAGCACGTCGAATGGCTGCAAAACAAGCATACCATTCTCTGTCCAGCGGTATTGTTTCCAGTGTTTGGAATCTACTGAATTCGCATGTTTTCAAACGGGTTGCTTTGTTAGAAG ATCCATCGCTCCAATTTTCGCGTTTTGAAAGCTTCACGCTGAGATATAATCTTCTCGTGGCAATCACGGTGTTGGGGTCTAGTGGCCAAGCAAACATTTTGATCTACTTGTTTTTTAGAACTGCAAGCTTGGGAGCTCAAAAACATTGA
- the LOC122277177 gene encoding leucine-rich repeat receptor-like protein kinase PXC1, whose protein sequence is MHNPHLLPLAFALAFSFLTLSLCVPNDTDALTRFRLQTDAHGLLESNWSGSNACAASWRGVRCSSNNRRVVVLSLPSLNLRGPLDSLAPLDQLRLLDLHNNRLNGTVSPLTNCTNLKLLYLSRNDLSGEIPPDISSIKSLLRLDLSDNNLRGPIPKDLSQLNQLLTLRLQNNALSGTIPDLSASLVNLKELNLTSNELYGRLPDGLLRKFGDKSFSGNEGLCGSSPLPVCSFTGTPPAVASTQTVPSNPSSLPQAPVTSQGKGGSRKGLGTGAIVAIVIANCVALLVVVSFIVAHYCARDRSFSGSLAGSESGKRRRRSASSYGGSEKKVYANNGGGDSSDGTNATDRSKLVFFDRKNKFELEDLLRASAEMLGKGSLGTVYKAVLDDGCTMAVKRLKDANPCERKEFEQYMDVIGKLKHPNIVRFRAYYYAKEEKLLVYDYLPNGSLHSLLHGNRGPGRIPLDWTTRISLVLGAARGLAKIHEEYSASKIPHGNVKSSNVLLDKNGVACVSDFGLSLLLNSVHAVARLGGYRAPEQAETKRLSQKADVYSFGVLLLEVLTGKAPSQYPSPTRPRVDEEEQGVDLPKWVRSVVKEEWTAEVFDQELLRYKNIEEELVSMLHVGLACVVPQPEKRPTMAEVAKMIEDIRVEQSPLGEDYDESRNSLSPSLATTEDGLA, encoded by the exons ATGCATAATCCTCATCTCTTACCCTTGGCCTTCGCCTTAGCCTTCTCCTTCCTCACCCTTTCTCTCTGTGTCCCCAATGACACAGACGCACTCACACGTTTTCGCCTCCAGACCGATGCCCACGGCCTGCTCGAGTCCAACTGGAGTGGCAGTAACGCCTGCGCAGCGTCGTGGCGCGGTGTCCGCTGCTCCTCAAACAACAGACGCGTCGTCGTTCTCTCCCTCCCTTCTCTTAACCTCCGCGGCCCACTTGACTCTCTGGCCCCGCTCGACCAGCTCCGCCTCCTCGACCTCCACAACAACCGCCTCAACGGCACCGTTTCTCCCCTCACCAACTGCACCAACCTCAAGCTTCTCTACCTTTCCCGCAACGATCTCTCGGGTGAGATCCCACCCGATATATCCTCCATTAAGAGTCTCCTACGCCTCGACCTCTCCGACAACAATCTGCGCGGCCCAATTCCCAAAGATTTGTCCCAGTTAAATCAGCTTCTCACACTTCGGTTGCAGAACAACGCCCTCTCTGGGACGATTCCTGACCTCTCAGCCAGTCTGGTAAATCTCAAAGAGCTGAACTTGACGAGCAATGAGTTGTACGGACGTTTGCCTGACGGTTTACTGAGGAAATTCGGCGACAAAAGTTTTTCAGGGAACGAAGGGCTATGTGGGTCGAGCCCCTTGCCCGTTTGCTCGTTCACAGGGACTCCACCGGCGGTTGCTTCTACTCAGACCGTACCTTCGAACCCGAGCTCGTTGCCACAAGCGCCTGTGACAAGTCAAGGCAAAGGAGGATCAAGGAAAGGGCTAGGCACCGGTGCTATAGTGGCCATTGTGATAGCCAACTGCGTGGCGTTGTTGGTGGTGGTGTCGTTCATCGTTGCGCATTACTGCGCAAGAGACCGGAGCTTCTCGGGTTCGTTAGCGGGGAGCGAGAGtgggaagaggaggaggaggagtgcGAGTAGTTATGGTGGGAGCGAGAAGAAGGTGTATGCCAACAATGGAGGCGGAGATAGCAGCGATGGGACTAACGCTACGGACCGGAGCAAGCTCGTGTTTTTCGATAGGAAGAACAAGTTTGAGCTCGAGGATTTGCTCAGGGCGTCAGCAGAGATGCTCGGGAAAGGGAGCTTGGGGACAGTGTATAAGGCAGTACTCGATGACGGGTGCACCATGGCCGTGAAGCGTCTCAAGGACGCGAACCCCTGTGAGAGGAAGGAGTTTGAGCAGTATATGGATGTGATAGGGAAGCTCAAGCATCCAAATATCGTGAGGTTTAGAGCTTATTACTATGCCAAGGAGGAGAAGCTTCTTGTCTATGATTATCTTCCAAATGGGAGCTTGCATTCACTTCTTCATG GGAATCGAGGTCCGGGGAGAATTCCTTTGGATTGGACTACAAGGATCAGCTTGGTGCTAGGAGCGGCTCGAGGACTAGCAAAGATTCACGAAGAGTACAGCGCCTCGAAAATACCTCATGGGAATGTGAAATCTTCGAATGTGCTCCTTGATAAGAACGGTGTTGCGTGCGTGTCTGATTTTGGGCTGTCGTTGCTTCTAAACTCGGTACATGCCGTTGCAAGATTAGGAGGATACAGGGCTCCTGAACAAGCAGAAACCAAGAGGCTGTCTCAAAAGGCAGACGTGTACAGCTTTGGGGTCTTGTTGTTGGAAGTTCTGACAGGGAAAGCTCCATCCCAGTACCCTTCACCAACTCGGCCACGCGTGGATGAGGAGGAACAGGGTGTAGACCTTCCCAAATGGGTTCGATCGGTTGTAAAGGAAGAGTGGACAGCTGAAGTATTTGATCAAGAACTCTTGAGGTATAAGAACATCGAGGAAGAGCTTGTGTCCATGCTCCATGTGGGGTTGGCCTGTGTGGTGCCGCAGCCTGAGAAAAGGCCAACCATGGCGGAAGTGGCAAAGATGATAGAGGACATCAGGGTGGAGCAGTCTCCTCTTGGGGAGGATTACGATGAGTCGCGCAATTCTCTCTCACCTTCACTTGCCACCACTGAAGATGGACTGGCTTGA